Proteins encoded together in one Cicer arietinum cultivar CDC Frontier isolate Library 1 chromosome 4, Cicar.CDCFrontier_v2.0, whole genome shotgun sequence window:
- the LOC101494875 gene encoding remorin 4.2-like: MLNDQRASTSHSREHDDHDDEGDEQIREIHALTPPHPLHTRQPHSHQSSVSVANTEVASSENFTSISREFSALVLAGSSIDYNNISPMTSTGNNSNERENNNNNNNNNNNNNNRTSFNNLLRIREDELMEETNPLAIVADNSPFELLASSSSPRHGARGGTSSLGTMNGESEVSVHRVKKEEVESKIAAWQNAKVAKVNNRFKREDAVINGWENEQVQKANSWMKKVERKLEEKRAKALEKMQNEVAKAHRKAEERRASSEAKRGTKIARVLEIANLMRAVGRAPSKRSFF, encoded by the exons ATGTTGAATGATCAAAGAGCTTCAACAAGCCATAGCAGAGAGCATGATGATCATGATGATGAAGGAGATGAACAAATAAGAGAAATCCATGCTTTAACCCCACCTCATCCTCTACACACAAGACAACCACATAGTCACCAATCATCTGTGTCTGTAGCAAATACAGAAGTTGCTTCTAGTGAGAatttcacaagtataagtagaGAATTCAGTGCTTTGGTTCTAGCAGGATCAAGTATTGACTATAACAACATAAGTCCTATGACGAGCACAGGCAATAACAGCAATGAAAgagaaaacaacaacaataacaacaacaataataacaataacaataacagaACAAGCTTTAACAACTTGTTGAGgattagagaagatgaattgatGGAAGAGACTAACCCTTTGGCAATTGTAGCTGATAACAGCCCTTTTGAGCTTCTTGCATCATCATCGTCTCCGAGGCATGGAGCTAGAGGAGGAACCTCGTCTTTGGGTACTATGAATGGTGAGAGTGAAGTGTCGGTGCATAGAGTGAAGAAAGAAGAGGTTGAATCCAAGATAGCTGCATGGCAGAATGCTAAGGTTGCTAAGGTTAATAACAGGTTCAAAAGGGAAGATGCTGTAATAAATGGTTGGGAGAACGAGCAAGTTCAGAAAGCTAATTCATGGATGAAGAAAGTTGAG AGGAAGCTAGAGGAGAAAAGAGCAAAAGCATTAGAGAAAATGCAAAATGAGGTAGCAAAAGCTCATAGGAAAGCAGAAGAGAGGAGGGCATCTTCAGAGGCTAAAAGGGGAACTAAAATTGCAAGGGTTCTTGAAATTGCCAACCTTATGAGAGCTGTTGGAAGAGCCCCTTCCAAAAGATCCTTCttttaa
- the LOC101494558 gene encoding pentatricopeptide repeat-containing protein At1g71490-like, whose amino-acid sequence MWNGDGNTIISLFEDMKKKGFAPDETTILAVLQGCCCYSGLWETGLCLINEMETKYGIRPVIEHYSSMIDLLGRAGNLSKAVNIIDKSPFPESPLLWRTFVNACKLCGDLQFGMWVFNKLLDLAPYEASSYMYRICMLKVICKKKLQRENPEHDLKEFMHYNPRK is encoded by the exons ATGTGGAATGGTGATGGAAACACTATTATTTCTCTatttgaggatatgaagaaaaAGGGATTTGCACCTGATGAGACTACAATATTAGCTGTTCTTCAAGGATGTTGTTGTTACTCAGGTTTATGGGAAACCGGGTTGTGCTTAATCAATGAAATGGAGACTAAATATGGGATCAGACCTGTAATCGAACACTACTCTTCTATGATTGATCTTTTAGGTCGAGCGGGAAATCTATCCAAAGCTGTCAATATCATTGACAAGAGTCCATTTCCTGAATCACCGTTGCTTTGGAGGACTTTTGTCAATGCTTGTAAGCTTTGTGGCGATTTACAATTTGGAATGTGGGTTTTCAATAAATTACTTGATTTAGCACCCTATGAGGCCTCTTCTTACATGTATCGAATATGTATGCTGAAGGTGATATGCAAGAAGAAGCTGCAAAG GGAAAATCCAGAACATGACCTGAAGGAGTTCATGCATTATAATCCACGAAAATGA
- the LOC101498704 gene encoding putative pentatricopeptide repeat-containing protein At3g15130 yields the protein MGNATKVFDEMIVRNITTWTTLMKGYLLNGDLELVFRVARDMCLLGEVFNEHTCCVVLQPCRSLEDRVYVSSTAGLGDKTFKNFVDIIKSGLKLSDYTFTDLISANDSSIALGIRKQLHGLVVKYGFTCVKALGNALITMYGHHKMVKEAESLLLKWMRECNNLEFGLQIHGLIVKLGYVLDISSGTALVDLIAKCGSLKCARVVFDRIPHFTGFSVSANEACIGAGKSLHAYTLKVRLDDDTAVGNAIITMYAKYGMVKDAYEIFTCMTA from the exons ATGGGTAATGCAACaaaggtgtttgatgaaatgattGTTAGGAACATAACCACTTGGACTACCCTCATGAAGGGATATTTGCTAAATGGTGATCTTGAACTTGTGTTTCGTGTTGCACGTGATATGTGCTTGCTTGGAGAGGTTTTCAATGAGCACACTTGCTGTGTAGTTCTGCAGCCATGTCGATCACTGGAAGATCGTGTTTATGTGAGCAG CACGGCAGGTTTGGGAGATAAGACATTTAAGAACTTTGTAGATATTATAAAATCTGGGTTGAAACTGAGTGATTATACCTTTACGGATTTGATCAGTGCGAATGATTCAAGTATAGCACTTGGCATAAGGAAACAGCTACATGGGCTTGTAGTTAAGTATGGTTTTACGTGTGTTAAAGCTCTTGGAAATGCTTTAATTACAATGTATGGACATCATAAAATGGTCAAAGAGGCTGAGAGTTTGTTGTTGAAATGGATGAGAG AGTGCAATAATTTGGAATTTGGGCTTCAAATTCATGGACTTATAGTAAAACTTGGTTATGTCCTCGATATAAGCAGTGGAACTGCTTTGGTTGATTTGATTGCTAAATGCGGAAGTTTGAAGTGTGCAAGAGTGGTTTTTGACAGGATACCA CATTTTACCGGCTTCTCAGTTTCTGCAAATGAAGCATGCATAGGAGCTGGGAAGAGTCTTCATGCTTACACTTTAAAAGTGAGACTTGATGATGATACTGCTGTAGGCAATGCTATAATTACAATGTATGCTAAATATGGCATGGTTAAGGATGCTTATGAGATATTTACGTGTATGACCGCGTGA